The Mycobacterium paragordonae genome includes a region encoding these proteins:
- the eccB gene encoding type VII secretion protein EccB, whose product MAEHSRGQRGSGYGLGLSTRTQVTGYQFLARRTAMALTRWRVRMEIEPGRRQTLAVVASVSAALVICLGALLYSFLSPAGQINESPIIADRDSGALYVKVGDRLYPALNLASARLITGRADNPHLVKGSQIANMPHGPLVGIPGAPTEFAPKSPSTSSWLVCDTVGGTSGPSGMPSPAGVTVTVIDGTPDMSGHRRVLNGSDAVVLSYGGNTWVIREGRRSKIDATDRSVLLPLGLTPEQVSQARPMSHALYDALPVGPELLVPEVPKAGAPATFQGAPGPVGTILVTPQISGPQQYSLVLEDGVQTLPPLVAQILQNAGRPGNTKPVTVEPSALAKMPVVNRLDLSAYPNDPLNVLDIRENPSTCWWWERTNGENRARVQVVSGPTIPIKNSEMKNVVSLVKSDLSGREADQVYFGPNYSNFVAVTGNNPGAQTAESLWWLTNAGARFGVDDSKEARDALGLTLQPSMAPWVALRLLPQGPTLSRADALVEHDTLPMDMTPAELVVPK is encoded by the coding sequence GTGGCTGAACATAGCCGCGGACAGCGGGGGTCGGGCTACGGCCTCGGGTTGTCGACGCGCACCCAGGTGACGGGTTATCAGTTCCTGGCCCGCCGTACCGCGATGGCGTTGACCCGCTGGCGGGTGCGCATGGAGATCGAGCCGGGCCGCCGCCAGACCTTGGCGGTCGTCGCATCGGTGTCCGCTGCCCTGGTGATCTGCCTCGGCGCGCTGCTCTATTCCTTCCTGAGCCCCGCCGGCCAGATCAACGAGTCGCCGATCATCGCCGACCGCGATTCGGGCGCGCTGTACGTCAAGGTCGGGGACCGCCTCTACCCGGCGCTGAATCTGGCGTCGGCGCGCCTGATCACCGGGCGGGCCGACAACCCGCACCTGGTCAAGGGAAGCCAGATCGCCAACATGCCGCACGGACCACTGGTCGGCATCCCGGGGGCACCCACGGAATTCGCGCCGAAGAGTCCCAGCACGTCGTCGTGGCTGGTCTGCGACACGGTGGGCGGCACCTCGGGCCCCTCCGGCATGCCGTCGCCGGCGGGCGTCACCGTGACGGTCATTGACGGCACCCCGGACATGAGCGGCCACCGCCGCGTGCTCAACGGGTCGGACGCCGTGGTGCTGAGCTACGGCGGGAACACCTGGGTCATCCGCGAGGGCCGCCGGTCGAAGATCGACGCCACCGACCGCTCGGTGCTGTTGCCGCTCGGCCTGACCCCCGAGCAGGTCAGTCAGGCGCGCCCGATGAGTCACGCGCTGTACGACGCGCTGCCGGTCGGTCCCGAACTGCTGGTCCCCGAGGTCCCGAAGGCGGGTGCCCCGGCGACCTTCCAGGGCGCGCCGGGCCCGGTCGGCACGATCCTCGTCACCCCGCAGATCAGCGGGCCGCAACAGTATTCGCTGGTGCTGGAAGACGGCGTCCAGACGCTGCCGCCACTGGTGGCTCAGATCCTGCAGAACGCGGGACGCCCGGGCAACACCAAACCGGTGACGGTGGAACCGTCCGCGCTGGCCAAGATGCCGGTGGTGAATCGGCTGGACCTGTCGGCGTACCCGAACGACCCGCTGAACGTGCTGGACATCCGGGAGAACCCGTCCACGTGCTGGTGGTGGGAGCGAACCAATGGAGAGAACCGGGCCCGCGTCCAGGTGGTCTCCGGACCGACCATCCCGATCAAGAACAGCGAAATGAAGAATGTGGTCAGCCTGGTGAAGTCCGATCTGTCCGGTCGTGAGGCCGACCAGGTCTACTTCGGCCCCAACTACTCGAATTTCGTGGCAGTCACGGGCAACAACCCGGGCGCCCAGACGGCGGAGTCGCTGTGGTGGCTCACCAACGCCGGCGCGCGGTTCGGGGTGGATGACTCCAAGGAAGCCCGCGACGCGCTCGGTCTGACGCTGCAGCCCAGCATGGCGCCGTGGGTGGCGCTGCGGTTGCTGCCTCAGGGCCCGACCTTGTCGCGAGCTGACGCCCTGGTGGAGCACGACACCCTACCGATGGATATGACCCCTGCAGAGTTGGTGGTACCGAAGTGA